The Nitrospirota bacterium genome includes a region encoding these proteins:
- the cas4 gene encoding CRISPR-associated protein Cas4, whose amino-acid sequence MITPSEVIEHLFCPRFTYFMNCLNIPQHEELRYKVQKGRELHSRREKENKEYLRKKIGCVDKELSVYVASPVLRVRGIIDEVLTFTDGSMAPLDYKYTEYRDYLFVTHKVQSVLYAMLIKEVYHMPVLRGYICYARDGTDLKEIIYKPEDFKYAVSVVNEIFNVILMGYYPKKSSWPNRCTDCCYKNICV is encoded by the coding sequence AGGTGATAGAGCACCTCTTTTGTCCACGGTTTACCTATTTCATGAATTGCCTGAACATACCCCAGCATGAAGAATTAAGATATAAAGTGCAGAAAGGAAGAGAATTGCACTCCCGACGGGAAAAGGAGAATAAGGAATATCTGAGAAAAAAAATCGGCTGTGTAGATAAGGAGCTTTCTGTCTATGTGGCATCTCCTGTGCTAAGGGTAAGAGGCATCATAGATGAAGTGTTGACATTCACTGATGGAAGCATGGCCCCGCTTGATTATAAATATACCGAATACCGGGATTACCTTTTTGTGACCCACAAAGTTCAATCCGTACTTTATGCGATGCTTATCAAAGAGGTCTACCATATGCCTGTTCTTCGTGGTTATATCTGTTATGCAAGGGATGGTACAGACCTGAAAGAGATCATTTACAAGCCTGAGGATTTTAAGTATGCTGTTAGCGTGGTTAATGAGATCTTCAATGTAATTTTGATGGGTTATTATCCCAAAAAGTCCTCATGGCCAAACCGGTGTACTGACTGTTGTTATAAAAATATTTGTGTTTAA